A genomic segment from Modestobacter roseus encodes:
- a CDS encoding zinc-dependent metalloprotease — MSDLPFGFGVPDRDPERRGESGGSGGSSGGGSGGGPAGNDPFGLGALFGAAGGAGGAGGPADLLGKMPLFAELQKLMNWSGGPVNWDLARQGAISQLAPGHQPTSAGERSAVTEALRLADLWLDQVTELPSGIDRGLAWSRVEWVEQTLPAWAALIDPLAERVVAAMTSALPAEAASIAGPLAGIMGQMGGVMFGAQVGQALARLADEVTTSTDVGLPLGPQGAGVLVPQNVAAFGAGLDRPEDEVRLFLALREAAHQRLFAHVPWLRQQLTDAVHAYARGIHVDREAIERSIQDAMGGMEGGLDPSDPESIQRLLGSGVLEPEETPEQQMALRRLETLLALVEGWVDSLVAAAAAERLPGHSALAETMRRRRASGGPAEQTFATLVGLELRPRRLRDASTVWGAMAQQHGTAARDRLWSHPDLLPTSDDLDEPLDFVARQGAADPFAELTDGLAEQAGDQPGDDAEDGDTPRG; from the coding sequence ATGAGTGATCTCCCGTTCGGCTTCGGCGTCCCCGACCGCGACCCCGAGCGCCGGGGCGAGTCCGGCGGCTCGGGCGGCAGCTCGGGTGGGGGCTCGGGTGGGGGCCCCGCCGGGAACGACCCGTTCGGCCTGGGAGCCCTGTTCGGCGCGGCCGGGGGTGCCGGCGGCGCCGGTGGACCGGCCGACCTGCTCGGCAAGATGCCGCTGTTCGCCGAGCTCCAGAAGCTGATGAACTGGTCCGGCGGCCCGGTGAACTGGGACCTGGCGCGCCAGGGCGCGATCAGCCAGCTCGCCCCCGGGCACCAGCCCACCTCCGCCGGCGAGCGGTCCGCGGTCACCGAGGCCCTCCGCCTGGCCGACCTCTGGCTGGACCAGGTCACCGAGCTGCCCTCGGGCATCGACCGCGGCCTGGCCTGGTCGCGCGTGGAGTGGGTCGAGCAGACCCTGCCGGCGTGGGCCGCCCTCATCGACCCGCTGGCGGAGCGGGTGGTGGCTGCGATGACCAGCGCCCTGCCCGCGGAGGCCGCGTCGATCGCCGGCCCGCTGGCCGGGATCATGGGCCAGATGGGCGGCGTCATGTTCGGCGCCCAGGTCGGCCAGGCGCTGGCCCGGCTGGCCGACGAGGTCACCACGAGCACCGACGTCGGGCTCCCGCTGGGCCCGCAGGGCGCCGGCGTGCTGGTGCCGCAGAACGTCGCCGCCTTCGGCGCCGGGCTGGACCGCCCCGAGGACGAGGTCCGGCTCTTCCTCGCGCTGCGCGAGGCCGCCCACCAGCGACTGTTCGCGCACGTCCCGTGGCTGCGCCAGCAGCTCACCGACGCCGTGCACGCCTACGCCCGGGGCATCCACGTCGACCGCGAGGCGATCGAGCGGAGCATCCAGGACGCGATGGGCGGCATGGAGGGCGGGCTCGACCCGAGCGACCCGGAGAGCATCCAGCGGCTGCTGGGCAGCGGTGTGCTGGAGCCGGAGGAGACCCCCGAGCAGCAGATGGCGCTGCGCCGGCTGGAGACCCTGCTGGCGCTGGTCGAGGGCTGGGTGGACAGCCTGGTCGCCGCCGCGGCGGCCGAGCGCCTGCCCGGGCACTCCGCGCTGGCCGAGACGATGCGCCGCCGCCGGGCGTCGGGCGGGCCCGCCGAGCAGACCTTCGCCACGCTGGTCGGGCTCGAGCTGCGGCCGCGCCGGCTGCGTGACGCCAGCACCGTCTGGGGCGCGATGGCCCAGCAGCACGGCACCGCGGCGCGGGACCGGCTCTGGTCGCACCCGGACCTGCTGCCCACCTCCGACGACCTCGACGAGCCGCTGGACTTCGTGGCCCGGCAGGGCGCGGCGGACCCGTTCGCCGAGCTCACCGACGGGCTCGCGGAGCAGGCCGGGGACCAGCCTGGCGACGACGCCGAGGACGGGGACACACCCCGCGGCTGA
- a CDS encoding M48 family metallopeptidase: MHQRPERRPAASSSSAGSSAASEALTTMAGPVEVRRSARRRRTVTAYREGGRTIVLIPAAFSAAEERRWVDQMVAKLQTREERRKRTLGSDDDLMARARQLSDAHLDGRAVPVSVRWVDNQNRRWGSCTPADGTIRLSSRLRGMPEFVVDYVLVHELAHLLEPNHDQRFWALVHAYPRAERALGFLEGVEHGGRTTPAATDDDLEPGAID; the protein is encoded by the coding sequence GTGCACCAGCGACCCGAGCGCCGCCCGGCCGCCTCGTCATCCAGCGCGGGGTCCTCCGCCGCGAGCGAGGCGCTGACCACCATGGCCGGGCCCGTCGAGGTGCGGCGCAGCGCACGCCGGCGCCGGACCGTGACCGCCTACCGGGAGGGCGGCCGCACCATCGTGCTGATCCCGGCCGCGTTCAGCGCGGCCGAGGAGCGCCGCTGGGTCGACCAGATGGTGGCCAAGCTGCAGACCCGCGAGGAGCGGCGCAAGCGCACCCTCGGCTCGGACGACGACCTGATGGCCCGCGCGCGGCAGCTCTCCGACGCGCACCTGGACGGGCGCGCCGTGCCGGTCAGCGTGCGGTGGGTCGACAACCAGAACCGGCGCTGGGGCTCCTGCACCCCGGCCGACGGCACCATCCGGTTGTCCAGCCGCCTGCGGGGGATGCCGGAGTTCGTCGTCGACTACGTCCTGGTGCACGAGCTCGCCCACCTGCTCGAGCCCAACCACGACCAGCGGTTCTGGGCCCTGGTGCACGCCTATCCGCGGGCCGAGCGGGCCCTCGGGTTCCTGGAGGGCGTCGAGCACGGCGGGCGCACCACGCCCGCCGCGACCGACGACGACCTGGAGCCCGGCGCCATCGACTGA
- a CDS encoding YlbL family protein encodes MSRRTTVLVAGSVLLPVFGGLGSLLPVPYVAQVPGPTYNTLGEIDGTPIISVTGREENETSGNLNLTTVGVPSGPLTLVGAVQGWFDDEVTVVPREQVYPSGQSEEETRQQNRQAFLTSEQSARGAALGELGYPAEVVVQALPEDSPAEGTLQAGDAVQAVDGTPTPDFDTLSAVLEAIPPGTEVQVEYTRLGVEESGTVTTMAATEGEGSALGINVLEIPNAPFEVDIQVDDVGGPSAGLMLSLGIIDLVGDTDLTGGAVVAGTGTIDVEGNVGPIGGIPLKLVSAREIGAELFLVPSANCAEALANAQPGLPMAEVATLDDALQALADLRAGRTPDPC; translated from the coding sequence GTGAGCCGTCGGACCACCGTGCTGGTCGCCGGGTCGGTGTTGCTGCCCGTGTTCGGGGGGCTCGGCTCGCTGCTGCCGGTGCCCTACGTCGCGCAGGTGCCCGGTCCCACGTACAACACCCTCGGCGAGATCGACGGCACCCCGATCATCAGCGTGACCGGCCGCGAGGAGAACGAGACCTCGGGCAACCTGAACCTCACCACCGTCGGCGTCCCCTCCGGACCGCTGACGCTGGTCGGTGCGGTGCAGGGCTGGTTCGACGACGAGGTCACCGTCGTACCGCGCGAGCAGGTGTACCCGTCCGGGCAGTCGGAAGAGGAGACCCGCCAGCAGAACCGGCAGGCCTTCCTCACCTCCGAGCAGTCCGCCCGCGGCGCGGCGCTGGGGGAGCTCGGCTACCCGGCGGAGGTCGTCGTCCAGGCGCTGCCCGAGGACTCCCCGGCCGAGGGGACCCTGCAGGCAGGCGACGCCGTCCAGGCCGTGGACGGAACGCCGACGCCGGACTTCGACACGCTCTCCGCGGTGCTCGAGGCGATCCCGCCGGGCACGGAGGTCCAGGTCGAGTACACGCGGCTCGGTGTCGAGGAGAGCGGGACCGTGACCACGATGGCCGCAACCGAGGGGGAGGGGTCCGCGCTGGGGATCAACGTGCTGGAGATCCCGAACGCGCCGTTCGAGGTCGACATCCAGGTGGACGACGTCGGCGGCCCGTCGGCGGGGCTGATGCTGAGCCTCGGGATCATCGACCTGGTCGGCGACACCGACCTGACCGGCGGGGCCGTGGTGGCGGGCACCGGGACGATCGACGTCGAGGGCAACGTGGGGCCGATCGGTGGCATCCCGCTGAAGCTCGTCTCCGCGCGGGAGATCGGCGCCGAGCTGTTCCTGGTGCCCAGCGCCAACTGTGCCGAGGCGCTGGCCAACGCCCAGCCCGGGCTGCCGATGGCCGAGGTCGCCACCCTGGACGACGCGCTGCAGGCGCTCGCCGACCTGCGGGCCGGGCGGACGCCCGATCCCTGCTGA
- a CDS encoding ATP-dependent DNA helicase UvrD2: MHRAEQGHDGSAGAEAVLAGLDEQQRAAAVAVRGPVCILAGAGTGKTRTITHRIAYGVHLGEFVPEQVLAVTFTARAAGELRGRLSALGVGGVQARTFHSAAMRQLRYFAPRVLGGPMPELVENKLRVVAGAATRNRLTTDRTSLRDLASEIEWAKTTLATPDDYPARAAAAARELPFDAAAVAAVYRSYEEAKSRDGALDFEDLLLVTAYAIEEHPDVAREVRAQYRHFVVDEYQDVNPLQQRLLDAWLGGRAEVCVVGDPNQTIYSFTGADPDYLLGFADRYGDAEVVKLERDYRSTPQVVGLANKLIGQAPPRKGLPGLRLLGQRPEGPAPRFVEHPDEPAEAAAVAAACRELIDGGLPASEIAVLFRINAQSQVYESALADVGVPYVLKGGERFFERPEVREAVLLLRGAAAGGHEAGALVPTVRDVLASLGWAEHQPPPGGAARDRWQSLAALVDLAVDLVAEQPALDLAGFVAHLAERANAQHAPTVQGVTLASMHAAKGLEWDAVFVVGLVDGVVPIAQSQSRPEAVEEERRLLYVAVTRAREQLTLSWSLARNPGGRRARPRSRFLDGLAPDTAAAPRRPAKRPKVVLEGEAGERFERLRSWRSTTAQEASVPAYVVFTDATLQAIAETRPTSLRELSALPGVGARKLELYGAGVLAAIDE; the protein is encoded by the coding sequence GTGCACAGGGCAGAACAGGGGCACGACGGGTCGGCGGGCGCCGAGGCGGTGCTCGCCGGGTTGGACGAGCAGCAGCGGGCGGCCGCGGTGGCGGTCCGGGGGCCGGTCTGCATCCTCGCGGGTGCCGGCACCGGCAAGACCCGCACGATCACCCACCGGATCGCCTACGGCGTGCACCTGGGGGAGTTCGTCCCCGAGCAGGTGCTCGCCGTGACCTTCACCGCCCGAGCCGCGGGCGAGCTGCGCGGGCGGCTGTCCGCGCTCGGCGTGGGGGGCGTGCAGGCACGCACCTTCCACTCCGCGGCGATGCGGCAGCTGCGCTACTTCGCCCCGCGGGTCCTCGGTGGCCCGATGCCGGAGCTGGTCGAGAACAAGCTCCGCGTCGTCGCCGGCGCCGCCACCCGCAACCGGCTGACCACCGACCGCACCAGCCTGCGCGACCTCGCCAGCGAGATCGAGTGGGCCAAGACCACGCTGGCCACCCCGGACGACTACCCGGCCCGGGCCGCGGCGGCCGCCCGCGAGCTGCCCTTCGACGCGGCGGCGGTCGCCGCGGTCTACCGCAGTTACGAGGAGGCCAAGTCCCGGGACGGCGCCCTGGACTTCGAGGACCTGCTGCTGGTCACCGCCTACGCCATCGAGGAGCACCCGGACGTGGCCCGGGAGGTGCGCGCGCAGTACCGGCACTTCGTCGTCGACGAGTACCAGGACGTCAACCCCCTGCAGCAGCGGCTGCTGGACGCCTGGCTCGGCGGCCGGGCCGAGGTGTGCGTGGTCGGCGACCCGAACCAGACGATCTACTCCTTCACCGGCGCCGACCCCGACTACCTGCTCGGGTTCGCCGACCGCTACGGCGACGCCGAGGTGGTCAAGCTGGAGCGCGACTACCGCTCCACCCCGCAGGTGGTCGGGCTGGCCAACAAGCTGATCGGCCAGGCGCCGCCGCGCAAGGGGCTGCCCGGGCTGCGGCTGCTGGGTCAGCGCCCCGAGGGCCCGGCCCCGCGGTTCGTCGAGCACCCCGACGAACCGGCCGAGGCGGCCGCGGTGGCGGCGGCCTGCCGGGAGCTGATCGACGGCGGGCTCCCGGCCAGCGAGATCGCGGTGCTGTTCCGGATCAACGCGCAGTCCCAGGTCTACGAGAGCGCGCTGGCCGACGTCGGCGTCCCCTACGTGCTCAAGGGCGGTGAGCGGTTCTTCGAGCGACCCGAGGTGCGCGAGGCGGTCCTGCTGCTGCGCGGTGCGGCCGCCGGTGGTCACGAGGCCGGCGCGCTGGTGCCCACCGTCCGCGACGTGCTGGCCTCGCTCGGGTGGGCGGAGCACCAGCCGCCGCCGGGCGGCGCCGCCCGCGACCGCTGGCAGTCCCTCGCCGCGCTGGTCGACCTCGCCGTCGACCTCGTCGCCGAGCAGCCCGCGCTCGACCTCGCCGGGTTCGTCGCGCACCTCGCCGAGCGCGCCAACGCCCAGCACGCCCCGACGGTGCAGGGCGTGACTCTTGCGTCGATGCACGCGGCCAAGGGCCTGGAGTGGGACGCCGTCTTCGTGGTCGGGCTCGTCGACGGTGTGGTCCCCATCGCCCAGTCGCAGTCGCGCCCGGAGGCGGTCGAGGAGGAGCGGCGGCTGCTCTACGTCGCGGTCACCCGGGCCCGCGAGCAGCTGACCCTCTCCTGGTCGCTCGCCCGCAACCCCGGGGGACGGCGGGCCCGGCCGCGCAGCCGGTTCCTCGACGGGCTGGCCCCCGACACCGCGGCGGCGCCCCGGCGGCCGGCCAAACGCCCCAAGGTCGTCCTGGAGGGCGAGGCGGGCGAGCGGTTCGAACGGCTCCGCTCCTGGCGCAGCACCACCGCCCAGGAGGCGTCCGTGCCGGCCTACGTGGTGTTCACCGACGCCACGCTGCAGGCGATCGCCGAGACCCGGCCGACGTCACTGCGCGAGCTGTCGGCCCTGCCCGGCGTCGGCGCCCGGAAGCTGGAGCTCTACGGCGCCGGCGTGCTCGCGGCCATCGACGAGTGA
- a CDS encoding ABC1 kinase family protein translates to MSDTGRDIPRGAVSRTARLAALPLGAAGRATLGIGKKLSGRPGEEVDAELQARTAEQLFAVLGQLKGGAMKLGQQLSIFEAAVPEEVAGPYREALVKLQEAAPPMPVRTVHAVLAQQLGGRWRERFREFDDTPAAAASIGQVHRATWRDGRDVAVKIQYPGAGTALMADLNQLARFARMFAVLFPGMEVKPLIAELKARAEEELDYGLEADAQRGFAAAYADDPQIAVPRVVASAPKVIVSEWQEGTSLARIIASGTREQRDRAGLLMAVLHFSGPQRAGLLHADPHPGNFRLLPDGRLGVIDFGATARLPGGLPEPIGRLVKWALDGRAEDVLTDLRAEGFVRQSVQVDAQAVLDFLLPFLAPVAEPSFQFTRAWMQQQANRLGDPRSEASQLGRQLNLPPAYLLIHRVTIGSIGVLCQLDAQAPYRGVCEEWLPGFAG, encoded by the coding sequence GTGAGTGACACGGGGCGGGACATCCCACGGGGGGCGGTGTCCCGAACGGCCCGGCTGGCGGCCCTGCCGCTCGGCGCCGCCGGACGGGCCACCCTCGGCATCGGCAAGAAGCTGTCCGGCCGGCCGGGTGAGGAGGTCGACGCGGAGCTCCAGGCGCGCACGGCCGAGCAGCTCTTCGCCGTCCTCGGGCAGCTCAAGGGCGGGGCGATGAAGCTCGGCCAGCAGCTGTCGATCTTCGAGGCCGCCGTGCCCGAAGAGGTCGCCGGCCCGTACCGGGAGGCCCTGGTCAAGCTGCAGGAGGCCGCACCGCCGATGCCGGTGCGCACCGTCCACGCGGTGCTGGCCCAGCAGCTGGGCGGCCGGTGGCGGGAGCGGTTCCGGGAGTTCGACGACACCCCGGCCGCCGCGGCCAGCATCGGCCAGGTCCACCGGGCGACCTGGCGGGACGGCCGGGACGTCGCGGTCAAGATCCAGTACCCGGGCGCCGGGACGGCGCTGATGGCCGACCTCAACCAGCTCGCCCGCTTCGCCCGGATGTTCGCCGTGCTCTTCCCGGGCATGGAGGTCAAGCCGCTGATCGCCGAGCTCAAGGCGCGGGCGGAGGAGGAGCTGGACTACGGGCTGGAGGCCGACGCCCAGCGCGGCTTCGCCGCCGCCTACGCCGACGACCCGCAGATCGCCGTGCCGCGCGTGGTGGCCAGTGCCCCCAAGGTGATCGTCTCGGAGTGGCAGGAGGGCACCTCGCTGGCGAGGATCATCGCCTCGGGCACCCGGGAGCAGCGCGACCGGGCCGGGCTGCTGATGGCTGTCCTGCACTTCTCCGGCCCCCAGCGGGCCGGGCTGCTGCACGCCGACCCGCACCCGGGCAACTTCCGGCTGCTGCCGGACGGCCGGCTGGGCGTCATCGACTTCGGCGCGACGGCGCGGCTCCCCGGCGGCCTGCCGGAGCCGATCGGCCGGCTGGTGAAGTGGGCGCTGGACGGCCGGGCCGAGGACGTGCTCACCGACCTGCGCGCCGAGGGCTTCGTGCGCCAGTCGGTGCAGGTGGACGCCCAGGCCGTGCTGGACTTCCTGCTCCCCTTCCTGGCGCCGGTGGCCGAGCCGTCCTTCCAGTTCACCCGGGCGTGGATGCAGCAGCAGGCGAACCGGCTCGGCGACCCCCGCAGCGAGGCCAGCCAGCTGGGCCGGCAGCTCAACCTGCCCCCCGCCTACCTGCTCATCCACCGGGTGACCATCGGCTCGATCGGGGTGCTGTGCCAGCTGGACGCCCAGGCTCCCTACCGGGGCGTGTGCGAGGAGTGGCTGCCGGGCTTCGCCGGCTGA
- a CDS encoding UPF0182 family protein, producing MRPPVPVPTLSRRAKLVIGAVAVLLVLFTVIGTLTNVYVDYLWFDETDFTEVFWTEVQTRALLFAVTGVATGGLVALAVHLAYRFRPTFRPMSLEQQNLERYRQSIEPRRKTLLTALAVVLGLFAGFTAQGSWRTWLEFRNATDFGRVDPQFGLDISFFVFDYPFYRLALGFAFAIVLLALIGSVLTHYVFGGLRLQTPGQKLSGAARVQLSVLVGVFVALKAVGYWLDRYGLVYSNRGDVFTGASYTDVNALLPAKNILVFVAAFCALAFFANVFVRNTLLPAGALGVLLVASLVTGVAYPAGVQQFLVRPSADQREQEYIERAIGSTLDAYGLDEIEYVPYAQNQTTGGEAGEADLSDNADTEAALAELADSPTISNARLLDPNVLSATFTARQQIRNVYGFPDKLDIDRYTVDGELQDYVVAVRELDQSGLSENQSSWINRHTVYTHGNGFVAAPANEVVAGQEGGEPDFTTGNLPTTGDIDVDQARIYYGELMNVNGQDVYSVVGGNDEPREFDLPEGGSGDRQINSTYDGEGGVSIGSFFRQLTFAIFYRERNFLLSDAVNDQSKVLYVRDPLERVEKAAPFLTVDGDPYPAVIDGRVQWILDGYTTSDAYPYAEQMSLGEAATDALTGVGTTALPDQQFNYIRNSVKATVDAYDGTVTLYAWDQEDRMDPVLQTYMKAFPGIVRPESDMSEELISHVRYPEDLFKLQRDVLTRYHVANPVDFYNQNDRWQVPVDPTQQPESTDPQPPYYIVAQRPGDEEASFQLTSALNAYNRDNLSAFISASSAPETYGEIQVLRLPGNTPYRGPLQVQNAFESNNQVRPDLTLFDSDNSEPVFGNLLTLPIGNAGLVYIEPLYVQGTGAGGFPLLQKVLVNYQDKIGYANTLAEALTQVFGEGAGEAAPDSDVAPGETPAPEQPADPGTSPPPADGGSGSPTLEAALADIDAALDALADAQRNADFAAIGQAQADLQAAVDAYQAAQAAGSAAPAD from the coding sequence ATGCGGCCCCCCGTGCCGGTGCCGACGCTGTCCCGGCGCGCCAAGCTGGTCATCGGCGCTGTCGCCGTCCTGCTGGTGCTGTTCACCGTCATCGGCACCCTGACCAACGTCTACGTCGACTACCTCTGGTTCGACGAGACCGACTTCACCGAGGTCTTCTGGACCGAGGTCCAGACCCGCGCACTGCTGTTCGCGGTGACCGGCGTGGCCACCGGCGGTCTGGTGGCGCTGGCCGTGCACCTGGCCTACCGCTTCCGGCCGACCTTCCGGCCGATGTCGCTGGAGCAGCAGAACCTCGAGCGCTACCGGCAGTCGATCGAGCCGCGTCGCAAGACGCTGCTGACCGCGCTCGCCGTGGTGCTGGGCCTGTTCGCCGGCTTCACCGCCCAGGGCAGCTGGCGCACCTGGCTGGAGTTCCGCAACGCGACCGACTTCGGCCGGGTCGACCCCCAGTTCGGCCTGGACATCTCGTTCTTCGTCTTCGACTACCCCTTCTACCGGCTCGCGCTGGGCTTCGCCTTCGCGATCGTGCTGCTGGCGCTGATCGGCTCGGTGCTGACCCACTACGTCTTCGGGGGCCTGCGGCTGCAGACGCCGGGGCAGAAGCTCAGCGGCGCCGCCCGCGTGCAGCTGTCGGTGCTGGTCGGGGTGTTCGTCGCGCTGAAGGCGGTCGGCTACTGGCTGGACCGCTACGGGCTGGTCTACTCCAACCGCGGCGACGTGTTCACCGGTGCCTCGTACACCGACGTGAACGCACTGCTCCCGGCGAAGAACATCCTCGTGTTCGTGGCGGCCTTCTGCGCGCTGGCCTTCTTCGCCAACGTCTTCGTCCGCAACACCCTGCTCCCGGCCGGTGCGCTCGGTGTGCTGCTGGTGGCCAGCCTGGTCACCGGGGTGGCCTACCCGGCGGGCGTGCAGCAGTTCCTCGTCCGCCCCTCGGCCGACCAGCGCGAGCAGGAGTACATCGAGCGGGCCATCGGCTCCACGCTGGACGCCTACGGTCTGGACGAGATCGAGTACGTCCCCTACGCGCAGAACCAGACCACCGGTGGCGAGGCCGGCGAGGCCGACCTCTCCGACAACGCCGACACCGAGGCGGCGCTGGCCGAGCTCGCCGACTCCCCGACGATCTCCAACGCCCGGTTGCTGGACCCGAACGTCCTCTCGGCGACGTTCACCGCGCGCCAGCAGATCCGCAACGTGTACGGGTTCCCGGACAAGCTGGACATCGACCGGTACACCGTCGACGGCGAGCTGCAGGACTACGTGGTCGCCGTCCGCGAGCTGGACCAGTCGGGGCTGAGCGAGAACCAGAGCAGCTGGATCAACCGGCACACCGTCTACACGCACGGGAACGGCTTCGTCGCGGCCCCGGCCAACGAGGTCGTCGCCGGCCAGGAGGGTGGCGAGCCGGACTTCACCACCGGCAACCTGCCGACCACCGGCGACATCGACGTCGACCAGGCCCGCATCTACTACGGCGAGCTGATGAACGTCAACGGCCAGGACGTCTACTCGGTGGTGGGTGGCAACGACGAGCCGCGCGAGTTCGACCTGCCCGAGGGTGGGTCCGGCGACCGGCAGATCAACTCCACCTACGACGGCGAGGGCGGGGTCTCGATCGGCAGCTTCTTCCGCCAGCTGACCTTCGCGATCTTCTACCGGGAGCGGAACTTCCTGCTCTCCGACGCGGTCAACGACCAGTCGAAGGTGCTCTACGTCCGCGACCCGCTGGAGCGGGTGGAGAAGGCCGCGCCCTTCCTGACCGTGGACGGCGACCCGTACCCCGCGGTGATCGACGGGCGGGTGCAGTGGATCCTCGACGGCTACACGACGTCGGACGCCTACCCCTACGCCGAGCAGATGTCGCTGGGCGAGGCCGCCACCGACGCCCTGACCGGGGTCGGCACGACGGCCCTGCCCGACCAGCAGTTCAACTACATCCGCAACTCGGTCAAGGCGACGGTCGACGCCTACGACGGCACGGTCACGCTCTACGCCTGGGACCAGGAGGACCGGATGGACCCGGTCCTGCAGACCTACATGAAGGCGTTCCCGGGGATCGTGCGCCCGGAGAGCGACATGTCCGAGGAGCTGATCAGCCACGTCCGCTACCCGGAGGACCTCTTCAAGCTCCAGCGGGACGTGCTGACCCGGTACCACGTCGCCAACCCGGTCGACTTCTACAACCAGAACGACCGCTGGCAGGTGCCGGTCGACCCGACGCAGCAGCCGGAGAGCACCGACCCGCAGCCGCCGTACTACATCGTGGCCCAGCGGCCCGGTGACGAGGAGGCCAGCTTCCAGCTGACCAGCGCGCTGAACGCCTACAACCGCGACAACCTGTCGGCGTTCATCTCGGCCTCGTCCGCGCCGGAGACCTACGGGGAGATCCAGGTGCTGCGGCTGCCGGGCAACACGCCCTACCGCGGTCCGCTGCAGGTGCAGAACGCGTTCGAGTCGAACAACCAGGTGCGACCGGACCTGACCCTGTTCGACAGCGACAACTCCGAACCGGTGTTCGGCAACCTGCTGACGCTGCCGATCGGCAACGCCGGACTGGTCTACATCGAGCCGCTGTACGTGCAGGGCACCGGAGCCGGTGGGTTCCCGCTGCTGCAGAAGGTGCTGGTGAACTACCAGGACAAGATCGGCTACGCGAACACCCTGGCCGAGGCGCTGACCCAGGTGTTCGGCGAGGGTGCGGGGGAGGCGGCCCCGGACAGCGACGTCGCTCCCGGGGAGACCCCCGCACCGGAGCAGCCGGCGGACCCGGGCACCAGCCCGCCGCCGGCCGATGGTGGCAGCGGGTCGCCGACCCTCGAGGCGGCCCTCGCCGACATCGACGCCGCACTGGACGCGCTGGCCGATGCGCAGCGGAACGCCGACTTCGCGGCGATCGGGCAGGCGCAGGCCGATCTGCAGGCTGCGGTGGACGCCTACCAGGCGGCCCAGGCAGCCGGCTCGGCCGCTCCGGCCGACTGA
- a CDS encoding mycoredoxin: MSAPAPTVTMYTTNWCGYCVRLKKLMQREGIEYAEVNIETDENAAELVMNANGGNRTVPTLVFADGSALTNPSIEQVKGQLAKLPGA; this comes from the coding sequence ATGAGCGCTCCGGCACCCACAGTGACGATGTACACCACCAACTGGTGCGGCTACTGCGTCCGGCTGAAGAAGCTGATGCAGCGCGAGGGGATCGAGTACGCCGAGGTCAACATCGAGACCGACGAGAACGCCGCCGAGCTGGTCATGAACGCCAACGGCGGCAACCGGACCGTCCCCACGCTGGTGTTCGCCGACGGCTCGGCGCTGACCAACCCGAGCATCGAGCAGGTCAAGGGCCAGCTCGCGAAGCTCCCGGGCGCGTGA
- a CDS encoding ThiF family adenylyltransferase: MTETPHPLLPATTPVTRPDEHTVQVGGADGRDGVRVWPAGPEVARLLTGIDGRRTERALRGDWSAAGLDDDVVEDLLAGLRGAGLLREVTAGDLLATDPGPAAAARAGLELPTVAAGRWRTRRQSSVVVEGATRVGTPLAGLLAASGVGRVSVRDRGLTTAGEPVVGGVAAHDEGRPRVLAAADAIRRASPLTDLRPLPATQRPDLVLLCRPWAAVDPLTAALQRDGVPHLVATVRGDTGVVGPLVLPGSPAACGARTGGAGRTTRAGPRRPPSSRRPGRLRRAAPSPAWPPR, encoded by the coding sequence GTGACCGAGACGCCGCACCCCCTGCTCCCCGCCACGACGCCGGTGACCCGCCCCGACGAGCACACGGTGCAGGTCGGGGGCGCCGACGGGCGCGACGGCGTGCGGGTGTGGCCGGCCGGTCCGGAGGTCGCCCGGCTGCTCACCGGCATCGACGGCCGGCGCACCGAACGCGCGCTGCGGGGCGACTGGTCCGCGGCCGGGCTCGACGACGACGTGGTCGAGGACCTGCTGGCCGGGCTGCGCGGCGCCGGTCTGCTGCGCGAGGTGACCGCCGGCGACCTGCTGGCCACCGACCCCGGCCCGGCTGCCGCCGCGCGGGCCGGGCTGGAGCTGCCCACCGTCGCCGCCGGACGCTGGCGCACCCGGCGGCAGAGCTCGGTGGTCGTGGAGGGCGCGACCCGGGTCGGCACCCCGCTCGCCGGGCTGCTGGCCGCCAGCGGCGTCGGCCGGGTGTCGGTCCGCGACCGCGGGCTGACGACGGCGGGGGAACCGGTCGTCGGCGGCGTCGCAGCCCACGACGAGGGCCGGCCGCGGGTGCTCGCGGCCGCCGACGCGATCCGCCGGGCCAGCCCGCTGACCGACCTGCGCCCGCTCCCGGCGACCCAGCGTCCGGACCTGGTGCTGCTGTGCCGCCCCTGGGCCGCCGTCGACCCGCTGACCGCGGCACTGCAGCGCGACGGGGTGCCCCACCTGGTCGCGACGGTGCGCGGGGACACCGGTGTGGTCGGTCCGCTGGTCCTGCCGGGGTCACCAGCTGCCTGCGGTGCGCGGACGGGTGGCGCCGGGAGGACGACCCGAGCTGGCCCGCGACGGCCGCCCAGCTCGCGACGGCCCGGCCGGCTCCGGCGGGCAGCACCCTCACCTGCCTGGCCACCGCGGTGA
- a CDS encoding WhiB family transcriptional regulator, producing MPTTIEPATTHRRRGIDRTHLSTTGLSPAPRRTLPCRASSDPDLWFAEAPAQLEQAKDLCLECPVRASCLAGALDRAEPWGVWGGEIFDRGVVIPRKRPRGRPPKVRTGAAA from the coding sequence GTGCCGACCACGATCGAGCCCGCGACGACCCACCGCCGGCGAGGGATCGACCGCACGCACCTGTCCACCACCGGGCTCAGCCCGGCGCCGCGCCGCACGCTGCCCTGCCGGGCGTCATCCGACCCGGACCTGTGGTTCGCCGAGGCGCCGGCCCAGCTCGAGCAGGCCAAGGACCTGTGCCTCGAGTGCCCGGTCCGGGCGTCGTGCCTGGCCGGCGCGCTCGACCGGGCCGAGCCCTGGGGCGTCTGGGGAGGGGAGATCTTCGACCGTGGCGTCGTGATCCCCCGCAAGCGGCCGCGCGGCCGTCCCCCGAAGGTCCGGACCGGGGCGGCGGCATGA